From the genome of Pirellulales bacterium, one region includes:
- a CDS encoding potassium channel family protein, whose product MAIISGFASICLLLVVLLDGFETMVLPRRVTRRFRLTRLVYRTLWLPWRAVALELRPGKTRENFLSMFGPLSILLLIACWMTALTISFAWLHWSLATVLQTPGDESGWGDYLYMSGTTIFTLGFGDVVPRDGVGRFLAVVEAGTGFAFMAVVIGYLPVLYQAFSRRETIISMLDARAGSPPAGGELLLRAAHSRDLEAIRRFLQDLEQWSAEVLESHLSFPVLSFYRSQHDNQSWVAALTASLDACALLISLLKGVAHYQAQLSFAMARHAAVDLALVFHVPPQPLDENRWHGDAMAKLREEMQSAGLSLHEEAAAAAKFAELRAMYEPFLLALGRYFVFSVPPVWRDTEVVDNWQTSAWMRRTAGINKLSAQPPQDDHFV is encoded by the coding sequence ATGGCGATCATTTCTGGGTTTGCCAGCATCTGCCTGTTGCTGGTGGTGTTGTTGGACGGCTTCGAGACAATGGTCCTGCCGCGGCGGGTGACGCGGCGGTTTCGTTTGACGCGGTTGGTGTACCGCACGTTGTGGCTTCCCTGGCGCGCAGTTGCCCTCGAGTTGCGGCCGGGTAAGACGCGGGAGAATTTTCTCAGCATGTTCGGGCCGCTGTCGATCTTGCTGCTGATCGCTTGCTGGATGACAGCGTTGACAATTAGTTTCGCGTGGCTGCACTGGTCGCTGGCCACCGTGTTGCAAACGCCGGGCGACGAGTCTGGCTGGGGTGATTACCTCTATATGAGTGGCACGACGATCTTCACGCTCGGCTTCGGCGACGTGGTGCCGCGCGATGGCGTGGGGCGATTCCTGGCCGTGGTCGAAGCTGGGACCGGCTTTGCCTTCATGGCCGTGGTGATCGGCTACTTGCCGGTGCTGTACCAGGCCTTCTCGCGACGCGAGACGATCATTTCGATGCTCGACGCGCGGGCCGGTTCTCCGCCGGCTGGAGGCGAGCTGCTGTTGCGGGCGGCGCACAGTCGCGACCTGGAAGCAATCCGGCGATTCTTGCAGGACCTCGAGCAGTGGTCGGCGGAAGTGCTGGAAAGCCATCTGTCGTTTCCCGTGCTGAGCTTCTATCGATCGCAACATGATAATCAATCCTGGGTCGCGGCGCTGACCGCATCTTTGGACGCCTGCGCCCTGTTGATTTCGTTGCTGAAAGGAGTGGCCCACTATCAAGCGCAACTGTCCTTCGCGATGGCGCGGCATGCAGCGGTCGACCTGGCGCTGGTGTTTCATGTGCCGCCGCAGCCCCTCGACGAAAACCGCTGGCACGGAGACGCCATGGCCAAGCTGCGGGAGGAGATGCAGAGCGCGGGATTGTCGCTCCACGAAGAGGCGGCCGCGGCGGCAAAATTTGCCGAGTTGCGGGCAATGTACGAGCCGTTCCTGCTGGCCTTGGGGCGTTACTTCGTGTTCTCGGTGCCGCCGGTGTGGCGCGACACCGAGGTCGTGGACAATTGGCAAACCAGCGCCTGGATGCGGCGCACCGCCGGAATCAACAAACTATCGGCGCAGCCTCCACAGGACGACCACTTTGTGTAA
- a CDS encoding NIPSNAP family protein, producing the protein MKRPLLFFLVAVTGLAWPVVAHGAEPSQPKSAAAQQSRYVYGEWRIQIRPDKLKEYAQLIETKGLPLFREAGGRMVGWWTTMVGDLYEHITIWEYDDMAAFEQAGQKLGADKRFAEFVSLRDPLLDGETNCFLRLTDFADKPALPEQSKIVIHEVHRVPLARRDAYLKYMQSEGLALLNRHGFRPVGPWVVNVGASWSNVTYLFRFDSLREREDLIAGFTQHNDARQYAAKIGELTDDVTTRILMPGKFAHPSTKTQP; encoded by the coding sequence GTGAAGCGGCCTTTGCTATTCTTTCTGGTGGCTGTCACCGGCCTGGCGTGGCCAGTCGTTGCGCACGGCGCCGAGCCATCGCAGCCAAAGTCCGCGGCCGCGCAGCAATCGAGATACGTTTACGGCGAGTGGCGGATTCAGATCCGACCCGACAAGCTGAAGGAGTACGCCCAACTGATCGAAACCAAGGGCTTGCCTCTCTTTCGCGAGGCAGGAGGACGCATGGTCGGCTGGTGGACAACGATGGTCGGCGACCTGTATGAGCACATCACGATCTGGGAATACGACGACATGGCCGCCTTCGAGCAGGCCGGACAGAAGCTGGGCGCGGACAAGCGCTTCGCCGAGTTTGTTTCGCTGCGCGATCCGCTGTTGGATGGGGAAACGAATTGCTTCTTGCGCCTCACGGATTTCGCCGATAAACCCGCACTGCCCGAACAGTCCAAGATCGTGATCCACGAGGTTCATCGCGTCCCCCTGGCGCGGCGCGACGCCTATTTGAAGTACATGCAGAGCGAAGGGCTGGCACTACTCAACCGGCACGGCTTTCGCCCGGTCGGACCGTGGGTCGTGAACGTGGGCGCTTCTTGGAGTAACGTTACGTATTTATTCCGCTTCGACAGCCTGCGCGAACGCGAAGATCTGATCGCGGGCTTTACGCAGCACAATGACGCGCGTCAGTACGCCGCCAAGATCGGCGAGCTTACCGACGATGTGACAACCCGCATCCTAATGCCGGGCAAGTTCGCTCATCCGTCCACCAAGACACAACCCTGA